One Procambarus clarkii isolate CNS0578487 chromosome 15, FALCON_Pclarkii_2.0, whole genome shotgun sequence DNA segment encodes these proteins:
- the LOC138364904 gene encoding uncharacterized protein, translated as MAKFGHRAINDGTDRTINDGTDRAINDGTDRTINDGTDRAINDGTDRTINDGTDRAINDGTDRTINDGTDRANNDGTDRTINDGTDRAINDGTDRTFNDGTDRTINDGTDRAINDGTDRTINDGTDRAINDGTDRTINDGTDRAINDGTDRTINDGTDRAINDGTDRTINDGTDRAINDGTDRTINDGTDRAINNGTDRTINDGTDRTINDGTDRTINDGTDRTINDGTDWTIKE; from the exons atggccaaatttggac ATAGGGCAATTAACGATGGAACAGATAGGACAATTAACGATGGAACAGATAGGGCAATTAACGATGGAACAGATAGGACAATTAACGATGGAACAGATAGGGCAATTAACGATGGAACAGATAGGACAATTAACGATGGAACAGATAGGGCAATTAACGATGGAACAGATAGGACAATTAACGATGGAACAGATAGGGCAAATAACGATGGAACAGATAGGACGATTAACGATGGAACAGATAGGGCAATTAACGATGGAACAGATAGGACATTTAACGATGGAACAGATAGGACAATTAACGATGGAACAGATAGGGCAATTAACGATGGAACAGATAGGACAATTAACGATGGAACAGATAGGGCAATTAACGATGGAACAGATAGGACAATTAACGATGGAACAGATAGGGCAATTAACGATGGAACAGATAGGACAATTAACGATGGAACAGATAGGGCAATTAACGATGGAACAGATAGGACAATTAACGATGGAACAGATAGGGCAATTAACGATGGAACAGATAGGACGATTAACGATGGAACAGATAGGGCAATTAACAATGGAACAGATAGGACAATTAACGATGGAACAGATAGGACAATTAACGATGGAACAGATAGGACAATTAACGATGGAACAGATAGGACAATTAACGATGGAACAGATTGGACAATTAAAGAGTGA